TATTGTTATGCCGAGAATAAGAACAGAAGTATTACTCTGTTATCTAGAATAACCCATTGCATTGTTAAAGTTAAGTAAAGGGGCTCAATAAGTTTCACAACTTGTCCCTCCATAAGGACAATGTTTATATGAAAacagaactgaattgaattgtgtgtgtgtgtgtgtgtgcgtgtgtgtgtggtggcAAAAGAAGGCAAAAGATGTCTTTGAGTTTGAAATTGGACAGATCAGATCCAGggttatggggaaaaaaatcccctccaGTGTATTCTCCAATATAAAAGGCAGTGTATTGGTTAACTGCTTCATTGCaaatccttctccctcctccttcccagtTATGATGTGGGTGACTCTGTTTAAGAGATTGGAAAGAACATTGGAAGCTGCACTTTGCATTCCTTCTGTaccttaccgtatttttcaaattGTTTTAGCATAAGTAGAAACAGAATAGTGTTGTGTTTAAATAATAACTGCTTTTTGTATTGTCCACAGTGAGAAGAGAAAGAGGCTATTTAACTTTACTAActgttcttcctttccattttaatATGGTAAAACATTTGCTCTGTTTTAGGTGACTGTGCATCCTTTTGTAGAAGTCACATTTCAGAAAACAGTTTATCAAACTAGCACGGCAGATGGCTCTCATCCATGCTGGAATGAAGAACTTCAAATTGATTTTAAGTGAGTTAACATTTCAACtttaataaaatttgttttaTGAGTTGAATGTGGCATTTAAATTACTCAGTAAAAATTCCATGTCTCTTCTATACCCAAATACTTCTTGCACTATTTTCTTAGACATTGCATTGGACTTCAGTTGTATATTATCTGCATATAGTGAAACATGATACCAAAACAATGATTTCTTATTTATTACCTGAATGTTATGAGGGATATGCTGTATAAAGAAAACAGGAAAACCTCAATTTAATAGATAATATTCTATCTAAGGGAACAGTATGCCCGTTATATTTGATGTTTGGATAAATCTAAACTTGTATTATTGGCATCAGTTTATCCTAATTATGTGATTGTGCTATATCCTTTAAACTGAGAGTCAATTAAAACAGTAGATCATTGATTCAAGATTATCTTTGTTAAACTGAAATTTATTGCAAATGATGCCATTTAGTTAATTTTATAATTAAGCAAATAATTGAAATTCACACAAATGACAAGATTTTATAGTCTAGttcttatatttgacttctttttattatttttgtaatttcATACTGTcacaagccaccctgagtccttcgggattggggagcatagaagtcgaattaataaataataaataaataataagttcaaAATTAACAGATATGAATGGTCCATTAAATGTATGTAATGTAAATATTTATGTGTGAGACTTAATATTTTCTAAATCTAGACCTGATTTCAGAGTTTCAAATTGAAACATATGTATGCAATTGTACAGAAGATTCACAGAGACTGTAGGTACAGTATATAGTTTAAATAGCTTTACtatttaatacattattattttaatattttaaatttgtgtatgtttaaaatagaaaaaaatataacttttcttaatttcatttcaaatatttgttGTTTATTTCAGCTCTCCAGCACATGATTATACCTTTTTAGGTCTATCTAAAATAAAAGACAACATAAATATTAGCATTTTTGATGAATTTATGATTGAAAAGCATGAGGTAAATTGTGtattagaaaaaagaataaaCTTTTAAATAAGGAATCACAGACTGATTTGTAAATATGTGTAAGAAATCAGAATCaacagttttttttcattttgattaACAACTGGAATGTTATCATTAAGTTcagaatataattttaatatttcttattatattgtttaaggAAAGAGGATGTTATGCATAAATGCTGTTCAGAATTTTCCATCTCATTTTGTTCCTTGATGTATTTCTTTAACTTTTGATTACCGGTAGTTAACCAACTAACTATTAATAGAGCATACTGACTTGACCAATATGATTCACTCTTGTCACTTCCAGTTATATATGGGACTACTTTTGAAAACCATTCAGAAGCTGCAGTTGggcatactgtatttttaaaatgcacaTACACTATTTTGCATTCTCTATCTTGCACATAGATACATGTATTAATCTAAATACATAATATTAATCCAAGTTATATATTTAACTAGGATGCCTGCCCAAATAGTTGCAGTGGTCATTCTTACATAAGAAAAAACTGGCTTGGATCAattgtgtttcctttctctgctcTACTTGAACAATCTAAGGtaataaaaaacaagaaatatgGCTTTAAACATGTCAGTATAATTCCTGTAAAGCAGCCATCCCATAAGATGTTTACTGTGACTTTATTATATgcacttttaaaatgtatgtgtTCTCAGATCTGTGGGACATTTCAAATAGATATGCCACCTGTTGTACTTGGATATACTTGGAGTAGGACATATGTACCGCCTAAAGAAGAATGTTTGGGGCAGAACCTGAAAGAATATAGCTTTTTAACCATATTTGCCACAATTGAACCTCAGTTATCCTCTGCTGAAAATAATTTAGAACTAGATACGGTAGGCACTTATAATTATctcattttatatataaaataatttcaaaatatttttccatttatAAAGTACAATATATAGAGagtcctcagcttatgaccaTATTTAAATTATGGTCATAAGGCATTGGGGTTGTAAGTTGAAGCACGACGGGcctgatgattttttaaaacattttatggCAGTCATTTAGCAAATGctatggttgttaaacaaatctatTTTAATCAATTGgcattttttttgctggaaactggaagttaATGCCAGAAAActgacaaaaaaatattgaaatgctGCAAACAGCTGTAAAATGAGCCAAGCACCCAAAATTTAACCATGTGACTGTGAAGGTGCGTatggccattgtaactttgaaatgaAGTCGTAGGGAGGGttcatcataacttcaaatggttgttaagtggttGTAGGTTGAGACTTGATTCTGAATATTTCTTTAGTTTGCAGATCATGAAGCAGAAACACTATTGCAAAGAGCATATGTTTTTAAGCAAACATGGAAAGCAGTGTTTCCAAAGAGAAGAATAATGACCTCAGTTTTTAActatcagggaagaaatattttaGTAACTAAGTACATTAGTCCTTTGAATCCACCACAATTATTGCTAGATATGTATCCAAAAGATCCCAATTCAACTTCTGTGAGTatgatttattattaaataaaaatatgatttcattaAATATGGCTTTGAGacatttcaaattattatttctcTCTAGATTTTTCTGGTGTGCCAATTAGAactttttctttacatttttaataaatgttaaaagtataatacaatgaataaataattaatgATATTGTAATTCCAAATAAAACAAATTAGTCGGATTTGCTGATTTAATTTCCTGCTGACTGGATTTCATCTTATTTATTTCCTAGGACCTTATATCACGATTTGTATCTTTAATTCCTTGTATAGCAGATACAGTGGATGAAAATAATGATATTGATGTGTGGATGACATCAGAGGTACCGCCAAATTTCATAGTAATACTGctctgctgatttttttaaaaatggttttatttttatggaatttGCATTGACGGCCTCTGAAGTATTTATATAGAAGTAAGGTTCTTATACTTTTTTCCCTTAGGACCACTTaccacttttaaaaattatggaggaCTTCAAAAGAGTTTTTGTTTATATAGATTATATttatgaatatttattatattaaaaattaaaacatgcaTTTGCTGCCACTACCTCATCTCATAATTGTTTGATGGGATTTTAATAGTGTGTTATTTTTCATACAGATTGGCAAAtagttttgattttttgattGTTAATTGTAATATTGTTTGTTCTAGTCTGAATTTAACTCTAAATTTGAGTAATCTACAGTGTCAAAaaacccaatattttttttaaaaagcaaaaaacccagtgatgcatgtgcagtacacagaaaaaaaaaaaaacagaaaaaattcccccctcaaaaaaatcTCCCTccaaatccatttaaaaaaagatggtggcatccacggactggcactgaccaaactaTTGTGTAATACCTCAACTACCTCTGAACTGGACTTCACACATTATTATAGGGAGCATATTAAAGTTCCTCTGCGGCTATGCCAAATGTCATtagattataaaaattataactgAAAACAAGGCTTCAAATTACTTCCTCACTGATCACAAAATACTATGTTTCTAGCAATTGCTTTGTCATTTTCTGAATAGCTTTCTTCCCAGCACAAAATTCTTATCAAGTATTTATTTAGAAAAGAGATGGAATTTTAATCAATTGcttgaagtactgtattttttagcgtataagacccaccttcgttttgggggaggaaaatagggggggaaaatctatctatcaggtattcatctggctagcatccttagtctgctcagctttaggacattattttatcccctggttagagccgaaaaagcctttttcagagggagtaggaaaccaggaagatcattagcacctagttagggcttgcaaaaaaagcttggaaaaagctacatttggagtataagaaggacccaaattttcaacctcttttaaggaggaaaaaggtgcgtcttatacggtAATTCTTCCATCCatcttcctgtttttttcttatttctcagTAAGTACATGCAAATATTTCAAAATGTCCAACATGATTTTAACATTATCTTTCAACTATCTTCTAGGTAAAAAttcacattttatttgtttgtttttggttatttacttacttacttacttacttacttacttacttacttacttacttacttacttacttacttacttacttacttacttattggatttgtatgccgtccctctccggctcacaacatatcagaaacaatataacaaatacatctaaaaatccaattaatatggctaaaaacacttttaaaaagctctaatatgatttttaaaaattcataaccattcattcaacaaaacatactaataCATTCATCCATCatggggctaggatctaatggccccaagcctggtggcacaaatagatctttaagcttttacggaaggcgaggagggtgggggcagtgcaaatctctggggaggacctgattccagagggctgggccccccacagagaaggctcttcccctaggccccaccaaacgacattgtctggttgatgggacctggagaaggccaactctgtgggacctgaccgggcactgggattcatgcagcagaaggcggtctcggaggtaatctggcctgatgccatctagggctttataggtcataaccaactctttgaattgtgcctggaaactaatcagcaaccagtaCAGTTGATACCAATACATTGATCCTCATTAATAAAATCTTGCCAAATCATTTTCAATCCTCAACTTAAATAATTGTAAAAAACCTTAGTCATTATTAAATAAACTCAAAGCAACTCTTTTCAATATCTGCTGAAATAAATTCTTTACCCAAAGTTTTATAGGTCAAAtattttatatcctttttattgtTATGATTCTCTTCTAGGcaaattgctttatttttttcatttttttcttctttgaggACCATTTGTTTCATTTATATTCAGTGTAAAACAATTGTAATCCATAATTAGTTTTAAAAGTTAGAAAATTTCAAATCTGTAGTGCTTATTTCAGTATCATCTTTTTCCAATTCCTATTGCATCTGTGAAATTCTTTCTATGATTCTGTTTCCTCcaattcttctttatatctttctaaAAACACCCCTTTCCTTTTGAACAGTCAGTTTGCTCTTTGAAAGTAAAAATTACAATTTATCCCATTGAATGGgagttttttctgttttaatttttcAACCAAAAGTGAGTATTATTTCTTCTTAAACAAAATTCAGTTGGGAATCTCTTTCCTGTAATTGTTGGGAAACAATTTTATCAGTATTATCCACTTTCAATATTGTATCCAAAAAGAACTTGGAGATCATAAAAGAGAGGCTGCTGTTAGAATGAAATATGAGGCTTCTGTTGTGGTTATAAGGATTTTCTcaatatcccaaaggtgctttttcaaaaggcaactggacttttttttttccttgaagacttttcacttttcatccaaaatTTACTCAATATTTCTTCCATAATAGGAAGAGTTTTGTTAATCTTGACCCTAGATCTAAGCAAAGAAAAGGCCTTTGATCACACTTTGACAATGGATCATAAATGAGTCAAGATTCAGCTTTTGTGGCTGATGCTAGTTCAAATATATCCAGTTTGTTCTGAATATAGCTTTCAGttcaaaatcttcatttctttctttgttaGCTTTTTTAAAGACATCCTTTTCAACTATAAACTCATAGAGCTgacctctcaactcttgactggcaaactctactCTCTGGCTGTAACATTGTTGATGAcctctataacatcttcttgctcAAAGTCAAATGATACAGACTACATGTATCACTGATAATCAccataaacaagaaaaacaaactacccatatcaaCAAGgaaactacaatcccccctaaaaatccctctggtgaaaaaacaaagcaggctatgtagctaacttcaaaaaccACTACaagaatatatgccaccaaataaagacggaattcttcaactatcacagcaagtAAGAGAAAAACCTTATTCACACAAAATCTAACCGTGACTTCTACAACttcgtaaataacaaactcaaggactgaaAACCCCTCCCATCACTAAAAGGACCAAACAACAAAGAATGATATGATGAAAAAAATCAAAGCTAACCTGTTTAACACATTCTTGTTTAAcacatagttgggggaaagatcaaaagcaacgtgagaaaatattattttactgaaagagtagtagatgcttggaataaacttccagcagacatggttggtaaatccacagtaactgaatttaaacatgcctgggataaacatatatccatcctaagataaaatacagaaaatagtataagggcagactagatggaccatgaggtctttttctgccatcagtcttctatgtttctatgtttctttgactcagtctttgtaaacagcaacagcTCATACCAAAATTCCCTAGTCATGCCATAAATACTCACAAAGTTTTAatacaaatagacttcactgaagacaacattgaaaaatcACTACACAGCCTAAAACCTTCCCTGTCAATTGGACTTGATGGAACATGTTCATACTTCCTTAAAATGTTCtcaacagccatagctgaaccactaagcataatctttgaaaaatcctacaggaccagttccctaccaaacctatggtcactagccaagATCATCCCCATCTGCAAAAAGGGAGCcgccagtctagttgaaaactacagaccaatctctctatgctgcgtcacatgcaCAGTcttggaatcaatcataaaccaatccattaccctctacctagaaactaacaacctactttcaaacaagcaattcggtttcaggaaaaaaattatcctgcaatctacaactactgcACTGTAAAAACAAATGGACCTCAAAACCTGACCAGGAGAAAACAATAGAcaaaatttatatagacttctgtaaagtctacgactcagtggttcatgataaactacttctgaaactgaaatcctactacatctctggacccctacatgactgtataactgcattcctgacaaacagacaacaagtggtctaAATAGGGAGCACCTTATCTAAttctgttcctgttaacagcggtgtactccaaggcagcatactaggaccaacactctttatcttctatataaatgacctttgtgatcacattacaagctattgcgttctcttcactgatgatgtaaaactcttcaacaccactgacaacactgctaccctccaaaaagaccttgactctgtgtcagaatggtcaaacatctagcaacgagtccacggagaggggcggcatctaataaataataataactccaaatctcaaccaacaaatgctctgtcctgaacattggcaaaaagaatcagaacatcaaatacaaactgaatatacaagaccttgcagattaccctcactctgtcaaagatcttggaatactcatatcaaatgacctaagtgccaaagtccactgtaACTACAtcgtcaaaaaggcttcaagagttgttaacctgatcttacGTAGCTTTTTCTCAGGTAATATCACACTATTAACCGAGCATACAAAATAttagccagaccaatccttgaatacagctctcaCATAtctgacataaatacattagaaagtgtccagagatactttactaaaagagccctccactctttttctcccaacagaataccttatgcaaccagatttgaaatcctaggcttagaaagcttagaactactttgccttcagcatgaccaaagcatagttcataaaattatctgctacaacatcctactgtcaacgactacttcagcttcaactacaacaatacatgagcacacaacaaatacaaactcaaagtgaactcaaaatttgactgtagaaaatatgactttaacaacagagtaattaatgcctggaactcactactgactctgtggtttcgtccccaaaccctcaaaactttagcTGTAGActttccactgttgaccttacccTATtcttaagagatcagtaagggccgCGAATAAGGGCAccaacgtgcctaccatccctgtccaattgttcccccttaccagtacccatcttatgtatataaacaatgttatatctatgtgtatcccaaatacgtacttgacaaacaaacaaatatatatttctggAAAGAATGTTGTCCTTAAATCACATAGACATCATATATTTGTTACAGGCCACCAAGGAGTTCTTTCGTATCAAGTATATGTAGGATCCTGTTCAATATTCTTCATTATTCCTAAGAATAGAAATTGGTGATAACTATTacatttggaaaaaaatggaatcgaTTTATCAGATAAAGATAGTTTAGGATTAAGGACTCCATATCTTCCTGGCAGCCTACAGACCAAAAATTTCCTGAGTATTGATAGTCCTCCAGATGAATTCACATGCCGATCTAACTTCTTCATTATCATTTTTTCATTTAGATTAAATTCAAAGCCTTCTCCCTTGAGTTCTTTCCTCCATGCTTAAATTATTTACCAGTGTTTTAGTAATGTTCATAAATAATGAATTTGGCTAAATATTGGAAAGAGTAATCTCCATCTAATACCAGATTGGGAGAAATGCTCAATATGCAATCTGTTGAACAACAAGATGAAGACAGATCCAATTCTAGAAAAAAACATGATGTATTTACATATAttgatattttatatcagtattttGCAGTAGTCCTGTCTTCTGTGCATATAGTATTTATTGTTTGCCTGCAAACAAGCAATAGAGGCAAGCTGCTTAAAGTCACTCACTTCATGAATTGAACTGCATAAATAGCATAAatgtaacaaataataataataatttactaattTTGTAAATTCTGTTTTAGTACCGTATTTTccagcgtataagacgactgggtgtataagacgaccccctaacttttccagttaaaatatagaatttgagatatactcgccgtataagactatccctcttctgacgcacaccaaataaaaatgaaaaaaaccccatcagaTTTGATTACAACATGTGGGAGGCAGGGAAGCAATTACTATAATAGGAGAGTCAGACACATCAAAGGGACGGGGTTTATCGGCAGCCGGAGCGTGTGCTGAGGTCTGTAAGGCAGAGGGGAAGGTACCAATAGGAGGGCCAGATACATGAAAGGGGCGGAGCTTATCGGCAGCTGGAGCGTGTGCTGAGGTCTGTAAGGCAGAGGGGAAGGAACCAATAGGAGGGCCAGATACATGAAAGGGACGGGGTTTATCGGCAGCCGGAGCGTGTGCTGAGGTCTGTAAGGCAGAGGGGAAGGAACCAATAGGAGGGCCAGATACATGAAAGGGACGGGGTTTATCGGCAGCCGGAGCGTGTGCTGAGGTCTGTAAGGCAGAGGGGAAGGAACCAATAGGAGGGCCAGATACATGAAAGGGGCGGAGCTTATCGGCAGCCGGGGAGCGCACCATTTCactgggtggggggtttcttggcAGTGAGAGAGCGCGGCCCTTCACGGAACCGAATCACGGAATCTGCAGTGAGGTACCGGTAGTAATGGGATACTGATCACACATTCTACAGCCTGTGTGATCAGTATCCGGCGAATTTTCTATActgtggaatcagtatccggcgtacaagacgaccccccactttggaaaagattttcaggggttaaaaagtcatcttatacgccggaaaatacggtaatttccAGGTAATGGGATCAAATGCCTGGAATGGAGGGATTTATTGCTATACTTATTGTGAGTTTGACATGCACTTACCTTCCCAACCTCCGTTCATATAGTATTGAGGATATTCAGAAGTTACCCTTATGATACTTATTTGCACTTTATTTAGAGAATTTTTTCTAATGCTACTTGCCAGTTCATTAATAGAATAGGAGATTGCTTTCTATTTAAGTATATATAACATCATCAAAGCGCTTTAGGCAGCAAGTGGTTTCTAGTGGTTTCAATCATTTGCAGCATCTTTGGCATTGCCCATCTGGCATTTTCCAACTTGCCCTCTGACAAGATTGCAAATATTGCCCCTATTACCCTGGGATGGCATAACAATTGAAAATTCCTGTCAGTTgctaaatgcctgaattttgatcatgtgaccacaagcACATTGGTTGCTTGGTCATAAGGATGAAGACCATGGTCATAAGGATGAAGACCAGTGGTAAATCATCATTTTCACACTATTTAACACCATGATCATTGTATGGTATGATATCATTGCTCGACCATATTTTATAGCATCTTCTTTACTAGGTTGCTAAGAAGGTGCTAGAATAATTAAAGGGGGGAGATTCATTTGTTGCAGATAAATTAAACAACTTCACTATTCCTGATGTGATCTCAGCAAATGCATATTATGTACCTATTTTAAACTCCTTTTAGCTTCTGAATCTCAACAATTAACATGGAACTGGGGCAGTagaggtataatttttttaaaaactttttgaaTAATGTATGACTACCTGAAATATCTTACTGCTTCTAAACTTCTACATGATAATAGCACTCTGTTATCCATAGTGACATTATACAGTTATTATGTATGAAGATGAACTTACAaaaattctttttccccccctagcATTGCATTAAATTGGGTGTTGGTAATAAAGAAGAACATGCAGTGCTTCTGTGTAATTATCTTCTGTACATTGGGAAAAAAGCCTGGGTATTGTTAGGAACATCTGTGTTAGAAGTAAGAACAaaatgtttgtttgcttatttgtttgtttgtttgtttgtttgttcgttcgttcattcattcattcattcattcattcattcattcattcgatttttatgccgcccttctccttagactcagggcggcttacaacatgttagcaatagcactttttaacagagccagcctattgcccccacaatccgggtcctcattttacccacctcggaaggatggaagactgagtcaaccttgagccggtgatgagatttgaaccactgacctatagatctacagtcagcttcagtggtctgcagtatagcactctacctgctgtgccacccgggctcttattcattcaatcattcattcattcattcattcaatttgtaagctgcccaactccggaacgactctgggcggcttacagcaaaacCAACATCAAAGCagcataaaaacaattttaaacccagtTAATAAAAACCACACATCTCTTCTGTGACCAGATCAGAATTCGCAAAATAATTAAAGCTATGCTTCCTGGCTATTCTAAACTAGCACATATGTTATACCAAGTAACTTAAACCATAGATGCTTTTAAAGATGCTTTCATGAGTTTCTTTACAAACAAAACGATCTGATCTGAAAATTGAATGGGTCTTGGTGTCACCAACACCCATTAGTATTCAGTAGTGTATGGGAATATGCAGTGCTTCTTGCTCAGGGATAGCGCACAAAGCcaaaatggaaatatattaattaccAGTAATTAACTTCCACAATGGAAGAAAGATTAGTGAAACTGATGGAACTAGTAGAGATTGCCAAATTAACTGCTTTAATCAAAGAGAAGAATATTTCCAATTTTATGTCTATCTGAAAATGGCTTAAGGATTTTATACTTGAGATGCAGGAAAATGAAACTTTGACTTTGGGatttacttcttattttattCAAGTCAGAAGTACAGTATGTTCAAAATATAGGTATAGTGTTGCACAATGGGGTGAGCCTCTGTGACTTGTCaaagctcctgcccacctagcagtcaAAAGCAGGCAAATGCAAGTTGATAAATAGGTAACACTTTGGTGTGAAGATAAGTGTTCTGC
This genomic stretch from Erythrolamprus reginae isolate rEryReg1 chromosome 5, rEryReg1.hap1, whole genome shotgun sequence harbors:
- the CC2D2B gene encoding protein CC2D2B isoform X1; the protein is MYAIVQKIHRDCSSPAHDYTFLGLSKIKDNINISIFDEFMIEKHEDACPNSCSGHSYIRKNWLGSIVFPFSALLEQSKICGTFQIDMPPVVLGYTWSRTYVPPKEECLGQNLKEYSFLTIFATIEPQLSSAENNLELDTFADHEAETLLQRAYVFKQTWKAVFPKRRIMTSVFNYQGRNILVTKYISPLNPPQLLLDMYPKDPNSTSDLISRFVSLIPCIADTVDENNDIDVWMTSEHCIKLGVGNKEEHAVLLCNYLLYIGKKAWVLLGTSVLEGKVAYVATQENGEYFLWNPLSSHCYKQFDAFCPLQSVDCLISGENVWFNIQQNNSPMCTSFDISKESFWKQLLPYNFQNSKNQTVQPEKIFYVATDVSLVNELQNRIERILKNKIMEWRSHLPTRWHRQCTSVLRQILPKLELRNGHITKEKEESYLEVFQEHYWVTGFPLQMPYLDIPSITEAVYQTGIHSSEIPYIEFALAVYIHPYPNRILSVWVYLVSLVSHQ